In a single window of the Helicobacter felis ATCC 49179 genome:
- a CDS encoding RecB-like helicase, whose translation MKQPINTNPHLVLRASAGSGKTFALVLRYVALLLQGVRAHEILAITFTNKAAAEMQGRVLKALEELLIDATSNPVEFKNPALLQALQDTYGLDLGFIAPRIPAVYARFIQDKPQIMTIDAFFQRVLRKFSHFVGVSAQFVLSHLDPQEKLLSFIQALKSKDKESLRRFCAHVLNASKSFNATEALKSILDLYYSGVQMQVSQVGVLNLSALKEEILERARTLQAQIHQRVPTQRAKDALKCANLQEVFSCHKPITEGASYYYFKKYGLEDLNSDFEALKEKIISYYKWQEILIFQEVERFLDLYATHTHSPTQLDFNAIALKTHALLAGNLVDRDFFYFRLDGRISHILVDEFQDTSVLQYQILQPLIAEIKAGRGQSLADRSVFFVGDVKQSIYGFRGSYSDLFTHACAEFSSSELDTNYRSDKAVLDFVNATFSKKFEGQYSAQKAHPKAKEGFVKVCKVHDLLEALCAEVCALLEAKVPPQEIAILCFKNQDAITIRDFLLQSPQPSLQGVALISETDTRLLAQREAKILLHALKHALVPQQNKPYHMACMAKLLGLPLHTPLQLPPFNSSLSAYLLATMRAFQLYSDPARHLLELSLNQHDIEQFIATLEKEALGFNHTATQGIKIMTIHKSKGMEFGHVIVVEPFSNKRPDTSKFFTLYDQKRLRPFYRQKYRENFDSEYTKALETLKKRNVREDQNVLYVACTRAKHSLIVIQDSHKSVFNWEEMQVGTITPAQTLTSPQTTASNTPALLENQKAFGRQNDHLHKQISSSPDALALRFGQALHKALELHYGYGIALAQLQPYLQHHFAFMRVEASQVLKRLQALQQEQTFQELLERGTPSVELSFKIDQSVLRMDMLINNPQEKQLWILDYKSGSTYSHTHQQQILSYQESVQRLYSDYSVQATLIYALQSGIQIRPISS comes from the coding sequence ATGAAACAACCCATAAATACAAACCCCCATTTGGTTTTGCGCGCTTCTGCAGGAAGTGGGAAAACTTTCGCATTGGTTTTGCGCTATGTGGCTCTTCTCTTGCAGGGAGTGCGTGCTCATGAAATTTTAGCCATCACTTTCACTAATAAGGCTGCTGCTGAAATGCAGGGGCGTGTGCTCAAAGCCCTTGAAGAATTGCTAATAGATGCCACAAGCAACCCTGTAGAGTTTAAAAACCCCGCCCTTTTGCAAGCCCTGCAGGACACTTACGGACTTGATTTAGGTTTCATCGCGCCCCGCATTCCTGCAGTTTATGCGCGCTTTATACAAGATAAGCCCCAAATCATGACCATTGATGCTTTTTTTCAAAGGGTGTTGCGCAAGTTTAGCCATTTTGTGGGAGTGAGCGCGCAGTTTGTCTTGAGCCACCTAGACCCCCAAGAGAAACTTTTAAGTTTTATCCAAGCCCTTAAGTCTAAAGACAAGGAGAGTTTGAGGCGTTTTTGCGCGCATGTTTTGAATGCGAGCAAAAGTTTTAATGCCACAGAAGCCTTAAAGTCTATTTTGGACCTTTATTATAGTGGCGTGCAAATGCAAGTTTCACAGGTTGGCGTGCTCAACTTATCCGCCTTAAAAGAGGAGATCTTAGAGCGTGCGCGAACACTCCAAGCACAAATCCACCAACGAGTCCCCACTCAAAGGGCTAAAGATGCGCTCAAGTGCGCGAATCTCCAAGAAGTGTTTTCTTGCCATAAGCCCATCACAGAGGGCGCAAGCTATTACTATTTTAAAAAGTATGGGCTTGAGGACCTCAATTCTGATTTTGAAGCCCTTAAGGAGAAAATCATCTCCTATTACAAATGGCAAGAAATCCTAATATTCCAAGAGGTTGAGCGTTTTTTAGACCTCTATGCGACCCACACACACAGCCCTACCCAATTAGACTTTAACGCCATCGCTCTAAAAACACATGCCCTCTTAGCAGGGAATTTGGTAGATAGGGATTTTTTCTACTTCCGTTTGGATGGGCGCATTAGCCACATTTTAGTGGATGAATTTCAAGACACCAGCGTGTTGCAATACCAAATTTTGCAACCTCTGATTGCAGAAATCAAGGCGGGCAGAGGGCAGAGTTTAGCAGATCGGAGCGTGTTTTTCGTGGGCGATGTCAAACAGAGTATTTATGGTTTTAGGGGGAGTTATAGCGATCTCTTTACCCATGCGTGCGCGGAATTTTCTAGCAGCGAATTAGACACCAATTACCGCAGCGATAAAGCTGTGCTTGACTTTGTCAACGCCACTTTTTCTAAAAAATTTGAGGGACAATACAGCGCGCAAAAGGCACATCCAAAAGCTAAAGAGGGCTTTGTCAAAGTGTGTAAAGTCCATGATCTCTTAGAAGCCCTCTGTGCTGAAGTGTGTGCCCTGCTAGAGGCCAAAGTCCCTCCTCAAGAAATCGCTATTTTGTGCTTTAAAAACCAAGATGCGATCACCATTAGAGATTTTTTGCTCCAAAGCCCTCAGCCTTCTTTGCAAGGTGTGGCCTTGATAAGCGAAACAGACACGCGTCTTTTGGCCCAAAGAGAGGCGAAAATTTTACTACACGCCCTCAAGCACGCCTTAGTGCCCCAACAAAATAAACCCTATCACATGGCTTGCATGGCCAAACTCTTAGGCTTGCCTCTGCACACACCCCTGCAACTCCCCCCCTTTAACTCTAGTCTTAGTGCCTATCTTTTAGCCACCATGCGCGCTTTCCAACTCTACAGCGATCCTGCACGCCACTTACTAGAACTCTCACTCAACCAACATGACATCGAGCAATTTATCGCAACACTTGAAAAAGAGGCGCTAGGTTTTAACCACACGGCCACACAGGGAATCAAGATCATGACCATTCATAAGTCTAAGGGCATGGAATTTGGGCATGTGATTGTGGTCGAACCCTTTAGTAACAAGAGACCGGACACTTCTAAGTTTTTCACCCTCTATGATCAAAAACGCCTCAGACCTTTTTACCGACAAAAATACAGAGAAAATTTTGATTCAGAGTATACCAAAGCCTTAGAAACCCTTAAAAAGCGCAATGTTCGCGAAGATCAAAATGTCCTTTATGTGGCTTGCACACGCGCCAAACACAGCTTGATTGTGATTCAAGACTCCCATAAAAGTGTTTTTAACTGGGAAGAGATGCAAGTAGGCACTATTACGCCTGCGCAAACTCTCACTTCTCCTCAAACAACAGCATCTAACACCCCTGCGCTCTTGGAAAATCAAAAGGCTTTTGGTAGACAAAACGATCACCTGCACAAGCAAATTTCTAGCTCTCCTGATGCGCTAGCCCTGCGTTTTGGCCAAGCCCTACATAAAGCGTTAGAACTTCACTATGGCTATGGAATTGCCTTAGCGCAGTTACAACCCTACTTACAACACCATTTTGCCTTTATGAGAGTGGAAGCCTCCCAAGTGCTTAAGCGTTTACAAGCCTTGCAACAGGAACAAACTTTTCAAGAACTCTTAGAGCGCGGAACACCTAGTGTAGAACTCTCTTTTAAAATCGATCAAAGCGTGTTGCGCATGGATATGCTCATTAACAATCCTCAAGAAAAACAACTATGGATTTTAGACTATAAGAGCGGGTCTACCTACTCCCATACACACCAGCAACAAATCTTAAGCTATCAAGAGAGTGTGCAACGACTCTACTCCGACTACTCCGTGCAGGCCACTCTCATCTACGCCCTGCAATCGGGCATACAAATACGCCCCATCTCTTCATAA